The genomic stretch CGTAGCTCGCGCTCAATGCGCTCGCCACCCGGAGTAATGATAACGCGGCTCGTATGCTGGCACCCCGTCTCGTAGTCCATGCGGTTCCTATTCACCATAGCGTACCCGGTGGAAGCCATCTCCGAGTCCTCCCAGGCCTGCTTCTGGTAGGTCTGGATCGGATTTGACATTTCCATGACGAACCGGCCGCCGGGACGCAGCACCGCCGCCACGTCGTTCAGCACCTTTTGGTCCTCGTCATCGCTCTCCAGATAGCCAAGCGCCGTAAACCAGTTGACCACCCCATCGAACGCACAGTCGAACGGCAGCGCGCGCATGTCGCCCTGCACAAGATTGACGTCCAGGCCGCGTATCCGTCCGTCTTTGTATGCCTGGCGCATGAGCACGTCCGAGCGGTCAAGTCCGATCACCGTGTAGCCCTGGATTGCCAGGTGAATAAGGTGGCGGCCCTGGCCGCACGCCAGGTCAAGCAACGTTGACCCCGGCCGCAGTTCGAGCAACCGCTCGATCGCCTCCA from Chloroflexota bacterium encodes the following:
- a CDS encoding class I SAM-dependent methyltransferase: MPAQGSANRNRFDELYLATYADLIGDRYTVPEVEAIERLLELRPGSTLLDLACGQGRHLIHLAIQGYTVIGLDRSDVLMRQAYKDGRIRGLDVNLVQGDMRALPFDCAFDGVVNWFTALGYLESDDEDQKVLNDVAAVLRPGGRFVMEMSNPIQTYQKQAWEDSEMASTGYAMVNRNRMDYETGCQHTSRVIITPGGERIERELRVRVYLPHELERMLNLAGLDRLDFFGSLDGEPLAPESSRLILTARRTA